The sequence below is a genomic window from Shinella zoogloeoides.
GATGGCCGAGGAGGGCGTCGTGCAGCTCTTCTCGCCGGAAGACGGTTCCCCGGCCATCGTCGGCGTCGTCGGCGCGCTGCAGCTCGACGTGCTGAAGGAGCGGCTTTCGGCGGAATACGGCCTGCCGGTCTCCTTCGAAATGTCGCGCTTCTCCGTCTGCCGCTGGATTTCGTCGGACAGCCCGGCCGAACTCGACAAGTTCGTCACCCAGCGCCGCGGCGACATCGCCCGCGACCTCGATGGCGATCCGGTATTCCTGGCGCAGGACGCCTTCTCGCTGCGATACGAGGCGGAGCGCTATTCGGCCATCAAGATGGTCGCCATCAAGGAATACCACGTCACCAAGGCTTAACGGACACCTGTCACTTTCAAGGTGACATGTGTCTCATCATTTGCGAAAACCTCTCCGAGACAGGGGCGTCCGCCGAACGGCGGGCTGAGAAGCACCCTTTGAACCTGAACCGGATCATGCCGGCGGAGGGAGTCGATCGGGCCGCATCGCCGCTGTCCGGAGACCGCTTCCGCCCGCAGGGGGGCGAAATGGCCGAGACAATCGCAAACATCCTTTCCATCGCGGGCTCCGATCCCTCGGGCGGCGCGGGCATCCAGGCCGATCTCAAGACCTTCGCCGCGCGCGGTACCTACGGCATGGCGGTTCTGACCGCGCTGACGGCGCAGAACACGCAAGGCGTATCCGGCGTGCATCTCGTGCCGCCGGCCTTCGTCGCCGCGCAGATCGCCGATGTGTTCGGCGATATCAGGGTCGATGCGGTGAAGATCGGCATGATCGCCTCGGCGGAAATCGCCGAGGCCGTGGCGGATGCCCTGCAAAATCATCGCGGCGCGCCGGTGGTGCTCGATCCGGTCATGGTGGCCAAGGGCGGCGCCTCGCTGCTGGCACAGGAAGCCGTGGCCGCGCTCACCCGCCGCCTGCTGCCGCTCGCGGCGGTGCTGACGCCGAACCTGCCGGAAGCGGCCGCCCTGCTGGGCGAGCGGGAGGCCGGCGACAGGCAGGGCATGGAGGATCAGGCGAAGCGGCTGCTGTCGCTCGGCCCGAAGGCGGTGCTGCTGAAGGGCGGGCACCTGGCCGGCGGTGAAAGCCCTGATGTGTTGGCGACGGCGGATGGGGTGCGCTGGTTTGAGGGCGTGCGCGTCTTGACGCGCAACACCCACGGCACCGGCTGCTCGCTGTCGAGCGCGATCGCCGCCGAACTCGGCAAGGGGCGGCGGCTTGCCGATGCCGTCGCCGAGGCAAAGAGCTTCATCGCCGGCGCCGTGCGCGCGTCGGATACGCTCACCGTCGGCGCCGGCCATGGGCCGCTCCATCACTTCCACGCGCTCTGGGCCTGATCGTCAGCGATCCGCCAGCGCAAGCCTGAGACCCATCAGGCCGAGGGCGGCGGCGAAGCCGCGCTGCGTCCACACCATGATTTTTGGCCGGCTCAGCACCTGTTGGCGCAGACCGGCCGCGAGCGCGGCATAGACGGCGAAGACGAGAAAGGTGAGCAGCATGAAGACGCCACCGAGGACAAGCATCTGCTGAGTGGCGTTTGACGCCTGCGCCGGGATGAACTGCGGCAGGAAGGCGAGAAAGAACAGCGAGAGCTTCGGGTTGAAGACATTGGTGAGGATGCCCTTGCGCACGATGCGGAATGCCTTCTCCGCCGGCGCCTGTTGCGGCCCGAGATCAAGCGTGCTGCTGTCCCGCACAAGGCTCCAGGCGATGAAGAGAAGGTAGGTGACGCCGATATATCGCAGCACCTCGAAGGCAAGGGCGCTCGCATGCAGCACGGCGGCAAGGCCGACGACGCTAGCGAGGATATGCGGGACGATGCCGAGCGTGCAGCCGAAGGCGGCGAAGAGGCCCGCGCGAAAACCGCCGCTGATGCCGAGCGCCAGCGTGTAGATCACGCCCGTGCCGGGCAGGAGGATGACGACGAGCGAGGTGATGAGGAATTCGGTGGTCATGGCGGTTTCCCTGTGACTTCGGAAGGGCAGGGAACACCGGAAGGACGCGCGTGGTCTTGAACGAAATTGCGGGAGTTCAGGCGCGGGCGGCGAGGTAGGCGCCGGGCGTATAGCCGTAGCGCCGCGTGAAATTGCGCGTCATGTGGCTCTGATCGGCAAAACCCGCCTCGACGGCGGCTTCCGCAAGCGGCCTGCCGGCGGCGATCAGCCGGCGTGCCAGCTCCGTCCGGCGCTG
It includes:
- a CDS encoding LysE family translocator; the protein is MTTEFLITSLVVILLPGTGVIYTLALGISGGFRAGLFAAFGCTLGIVPHILASVVGLAAVLHASALAFEVLRYIGVTYLLFIAWSLVRDSSTLDLGPQQAPAEKAFRIVRKGILTNVFNPKLSLFFLAFLPQFIPAQASNATQQMLVLGGVFMLLTFLVFAVYAALAAGLRQQVLSRPKIMVWTQRGFAAALGLMGLRLALADR
- the thiD gene encoding bifunctional hydroxymethylpyrimidine kinase/phosphomethylpyrimidine kinase, with the protein product MAETIANILSIAGSDPSGGAGIQADLKTFAARGTYGMAVLTALTAQNTQGVSGVHLVPPAFVAAQIADVFGDIRVDAVKIGMIASAEIAEAVADALQNHRGAPVVLDPVMVAKGGASLLAQEAVAALTRRLLPLAAVLTPNLPEAAALLGEREAGDRQGMEDQAKRLLSLGPKAVLLKGGHLAGGESPDVLATADGVRWFEGVRVLTRNTHGTGCSLSSAIAAELGKGRRLADAVAEAKSFIAGAVRASDTLTVGAGHGPLHHFHALWA